A window from Drosophila miranda strain MSH22 chromosome Y unlocalized genomic scaffold, D.miranda_PacBio2.1 Contig_Y2_pilon, whole genome shotgun sequence encodes these proteins:
- the LOC117192928 gene encoding uncharacterized protein LOC117192928: protein MASAAAASSVCASCGAGAGSHRILHIYSAWALITLLAASAAIVQSAAVSFGDLLSHPTFKPLCSAQQEHFIESDGKESSLKIELKPGTYGAEHPSCSRILSAPPNYGFIVRLILPKLRHTQPDGGAPSSSIMPAASSTARPRRTPNTGGLTEISASTPMDRLNTTKAMTTPRVGRTCPLNIVSKRTRVPTPAITHPPFRGD from the exons AtggcgtctgctgctgctgcgtcgtccGTCTGCGCCAGCTGTGGCGCCGGCGCTGGCAGCCATCGGATTCTGCACATTTACAGCGCGTGGGCGTTGATCACGCTGCTGGCCGCCAGCGCTGCCATCGTCCAGAGCGCCGCGGTCTCCTTTGG GGATCTGCTATCGCATCCGACATTCAAGCCGCTGTGCAGCGCCCAGCAGGAGCACTTCATCGAGAGCGATGGCAAGGAGTCCAGCCTCAAAATCGAACTGAAGCCGGGCACCTATGGCGCCGAGCACCCCTCCTGCTCCCGCATACTGAGTGCCCCGCCCAACTACGGCTTCATAGTGCGCCTCATTCTGCCCAAGCTACGGCACACTCAGCCGGACGGCGGCGCTCCATCGTCGAGCATCATGCCCGCGGCCAGCAGCACAGCCAGGCCACGGCGGACACCCAATACAGGTGGCCTGACGGAAATCTCCGCGTCCACGCCGATGGACCGCCTCAACACAACGAAGGCCATGACGACACCCCGGGTGGGACGTACCTGTCCCCTGAACATCGTAAGTAAACGCACCCGAGTCCCAACCCCAGCCATCACCCATCCACCATTCAGAGGTGATTAG
- the LOC117192927 gene encoding uncharacterized protein LOC117192927: MENTSGPPAGNMQQNANEEAMRSTLLEENTQTLQQLVQLLSMKINADEIDKKNDAKLVVENFAKIIPEFNGENMSVQQWFINFELSAEAYGLNDKQKYVQARAKMTGTAALFLESTAVYEYGQLRHQLLQEFECERLCSAQIHNQLPMRVKMAGESFHEYILQMKRIAARGTTDTESVIRYIVDGLNLKMDYKYTLYGCSSYKQLREKYEIYERTLAVDGGLAPKQKDSQPFGKKSNFTKYERKQHCYNCGSQEHLRKDCRAALKCSRCNQTGHMSKDCPSAAAINVAYEEKRLKSLKINDVQVKGLIDTGADVSLLKMSVFGKMSGIHLQDSSSTLRGLGNNITRSAGQFTAKVEIDGMRLAHKFLVVADHAVGCELLLGHDFISKFTMTSTPGGYKFSPLPGEETEDTKQISIYNVVEANTDINIPSQFRDAVQSMIQDFTEKKQTAVCPIMLKIVPDEKIAPFRHSPSRVAISEADVVKQQIDEWANAGIIRRSSSNFASRTVIVKKKDGSSRVCVDYRQLNKMVLKDCFPVPIVEEGLEKLENAKVFTIMDLENGFFYVPVEESSKKYTAFITKEGLFEFNRAPFGFCNSPAVFIRFIRSRMYRSLYTMKPPTNAWES; this comes from the exons atggaaaatacAAGTGGACCACCAGCCGGGAATATGCAGCAAAACGCGAACGAGGAAGCGATGAGGTCAACACTCCTAGAAGAAAACACACAGACGCTCCAACAGCTGGTTCAACTGCTCTCGATGAAAATAAATGCTGATGAAATAGACAAGAAAAATGATGCAAAGCTGGTAGTGGAAAATTTTGCCAAAATTATTCCAGAATTCAACGGAGAAAATATGTCGGTACAGCAGTGGTTTATTAACTTCGAGCTAAGCGCTGAAGCATACGGACTAaatgacaaacaaaaatacGTGCAAGCCCGAGCAAAAATGACAGGTACAGCCGCTCTTTTTCTCGAGTCCACAGCAGTGTATGAGTACGGCCAATTGCGTCACCAACTTTTACAGGAGTTTGAGTGTGAGCGTTTATGCAGTGCGCAAATTCACAATCAACTGCCTATGCGAGTGAAGATGGCCGGCGAAAGTTTTCACGAATATATACTACAGATGAAACGCATTGCTGCACGTGGGACAACAGACACGGAGTCGGTGATTCGATACATCGTCGACGGACTGAATTTAAAAATGGATTATAAGTACACCTTGTATGGATGCAGCTCATACAAGCAGCTGCGAGAGAAGTACGAAATCTACGAAAGAACGCTCGCGGTTGATGGGGGTTTGGCCCCAAAACAAAAAGACTCACAGCCGTTCGGAAAGAAGTCCAATTTCACCAAATATGAAAGGAAGCAACACTGCTACAATTGTGGATCCCAGGAGCATCTACGCAAGGATTGCCGAGCTGCATTAAAGTGTTCCCGCTGCAATCAGACTGGACACATGTCTAAGGATTGCCCGAGTGCTGCTGCCATAAACGTTGCATACGAAGAAAAACGCCTGAAGTCTCTTAAAATTAACGACGTGCAAGTCAAGGGGCTCATAGACACCGGTGCAGATGTTTCCCTATTAAAGATGTCAGTGTTCGGCAAAATGAGTGGTATCCATCTGCAAGACAGTTCGTCAACTTTGAGGGGACTTGGAAACAACATCACACGCTCCGCTGGGCAGTTTACGGCAAAAGTGGAGATCGACGGAATGCGACTGGCACACAAATTCCTTGTGGTGGCCGATCATGCCGTCGGATGCGAATTGTTGCTGGGACACGACTTTATATCCAAGTTCACAATGACATCAACCCCAGGAGGATATAAGTTTTCTCCACTGCCGGGGGAGGAAACTGAGGACACCAAACAGATAAGTATTTACAACGTGGTCGAAGCAAAtactgacataaacattccatCGCAGTTCAGAGATGCCGTCCAATCAATGATTCAGGACTTTACTGAAAAGAAGCAGACTGCAGTGTGCCCGATCATGCTGAAGATCGTACCGGACGAGAAAATAGCGCCGTTTCGACATTCGCCAAGTCGAGTGGCCATCAGCGAAGCCGACGTTGTCAAGCAGCAGATCGATGAATGGGCCAACGCTGGGATAATACGACGCTCATCATCAAATTTCGCCAGTCGGACTGTAATTGTCAAGAAAAAGGATGGGAGCAGCCGGGTCTGCGTGGACTATCGTCAGTTGAACAAGATGGTCTTGAAAGATTGCTTTCCCGTTCCAATCGTTGAAGAGGGGctggaaaaactggaaaatgcTAAAGTGTTCACCATCATGGACTTGGAAAATGGGTTTTTCTACGTTCCTGTGGaagaaagcagcaaaaaatataCGGCGTTCATAACGAAGGAAGGCCTCTTTGAGTTCAACCGTGCGCCTTTCGGTTTTTGCAATTCGCCAGCAGTTTTCATCCGTTTTATAAg GTCAAGAATGTACAGGTCGTTATACACGATGAAACCGCCGACGAATGCCTGGGAAAGCTGA